The following coding sequences lie in one Arachis hypogaea cultivar Tifrunner chromosome 4, arahy.Tifrunner.gnm2.J5K5, whole genome shotgun sequence genomic window:
- the LOC112797351 gene encoding putative disease resistance RPP13-like protein 1, with protein MVVSIVGDTIAKIIERLNSLNIFGKNSTTIAENIKLHLLCIKEEPENSDAATPRWITDVTDAVIDLWDLLDDLNLPPADASVPPKQSTMATFFSLYKPTPRGLLLKLEQIENRLQRIATDSTKLPVKSNKKLTDSDVQGGEIEFVGRKEAKERWIKRILEPTRVDNGNFPVFAIVGIQGIGKTRFAEHVCNDDSIISKFGSVIWIDGIRDDEFYAESVLNRVNGAIHEFVMKKKMMKLEEKENDSIVMEENLDLGEAVSEENRFLLVLDDFANENREEWVKLQQKLVEAYDSSGGAILVTTRSYLVVDIISPKFRERLRKLSEEDSWALFEQVVGGQGEGGGPSESNIRDTQMKIVKKCCGVPLAIIKMARILRSREVKESETEYLVEEFMQEMQLMYYNELPSWHLKQCFSYLSFIFSTPYNGVDAEMLIKHWMAEGYLGPVNMYCCSSPQYPQPEDLGLDCIREFSRRSIFWDTNWCSVYYDLMRELSKYVAGKENFHIHMYNNDKTVKETIRRVELTDDFDVSNSRLKSLLSNNTNLRAVSFNMSLLDTWSLRILDEVKLSWSLCAFKSLRVLKLSELGMKMLPISIGELKSLRYLNLSRNNMKKLPNSICKLKHLQTLVLSRCHRLRELPHDLNRLKNLRHLEIEECTHLTHMPKMKTLTNLQTLSQFVASSSQNYKNIQDFGDLISLNNLRGKLEISHLERLKFKEGEDGHAYLKDKQYLKHLILKWNHEDEEEEEEEDDNNNNNDQICLGHLKPHANLQELHIVGYRGRQFSDWLWSLENLVEFNLYNCSTCESLPPLDGFPKLKILKLQRLDSLQYITDRVGDCSELGLELLKELSISDCPKLSSWWKGRTCSIAIFGSISEMIIRYCPELGCMPLYPNLDNRLVLEGSSVKPLLETINHTSASNSSLLPDSDLVSNSSPPLSKLKYLSMITVEEQSLLPEDWAKNLISLEYLYISDKKSLTSRKRSEKTSLMRCFKQLSSLKDMVIKNCRRLDLPDEEWEGLQSLKYLAMEEIMELKSLPEGIKHLTSLKDLFITNCPELTTLTEVIGDLTSLEWLSIRDCHKLAMLPQSMSKLTSLWSLRVDNCPLLLPRCQEETGNDWPQIKHIKHISVTATSQVYEE; from the coding sequence ATGGTTGTGAGCATTGTTGGCGATACCATCGCTAAAATCATAGAGAGGTTGAACTCTCTCAATATTTTTGGCAAAAATAGCACCACCATCGCTGAGAATATCAAACTTCATCTGTTATGCATCAAGGAGGAGCCAGAGAACAGTGATGCTGCAACACCTCGATGGATTACAGATGTCACGGATGCCGTCATCGATTTGTGGGACTTGTTGGACGATCTAAATCTTCCTCCAGCTGATGCCAGTGTGCCTCCAAAACAGAGCACCATGGCAACATTCTTCTCTCTTTACAAGCCTACACCTCGTGGCCTACTTCTTAAACTCGAGCAAATTGAGAATCGACTACAACGCATTGCAACCGACTCAACCAAGCTTCCTGTGAAGAGCAACAAAAAGCTAACGGACTCGGATGTGCAGGGTGGAGAAATAGAGTTTGTCGGGAGAAAAGAAGCTAAGGAAAGATGGATAAAGAGGATCTTGGAACCGACAAGAGTGGATAATGGCAATTTTCCAGTCTTTGCCATTGTAGGGATTCAAGGGATAGGGAAGACGAGATTTGCTGAACATGTTTGTAACGATGACAGTATTATAAGTAAGTTTGGTTCCGTGATTTGGATTGACGGCATCCGTGATGATGAGTTCTATGCCGAGTCTGTTTTGAACCGAGTGAATGGGGCGATTCATGAATTcgtaatgaagaagaagatgatgaaactGGAAGAGAAGGAGAATGACTCTATTGTCATGGAGGAAAATCTTGATCTTGGAGAAGCCGTTAGCGAGGAGAACAGATTCCTTCTCGTGCTGGATGACTTTGCAAATGAGAACCGCGAGGAATGGGTCAAGTTGCAGCAGAAACTGGTGGAGGCATATGATTCATCTGGTGGTGCAATCCTTGTAACTACACGGAGTTATCTCGTAGTCGATATCATTAGCCCAAAATTTCGTGAAAGACTAAGAAAGCTGAGCGAGGAAGATTCATGGGCTCTATTTGAGCAAGTTGTAggaggacaaggagaaggaggaggtcCAAGTGAGTCGAATATCAGAGACACTCAAATGAAGATAGTAAAAAAGTGCTGTGGTGTCCCGTTAGCAATAATAAAAATGGCAAGAATTCTCAGGTCTCGTGAGGTTAAAGAATCAGAGACTGAGTATTTAGTGGAGGAATTTATGCAGGAGATGCAGTTGATGTATTACAACGAGCTCCCCTCTTGGCATCTAAAGCAATGTTTTTCTTATTTGTCATTTATATTCTCTACGCCATATAACGGTGTTGATGCCGAGATGTTAATTAAGCATTGGATGGCGGAGGGATATCTTGGACCTGTAAATATGTATTGTTGTTCTTCTCCTCAATACCCACAGCCAGAAGATTTGGGTCTCGACTGTATACGAGAGTTTTCCCGAAGGTCAATCTTCTGGGACACTAACTGGTGCTCTGTGTATTATGATCTAATGAGAGAACTATCAAAATATGTGGCTGGCAAGGAGAACTTCCATATCCACATGTACAATAATGACAAGACTGTCAAGGAAACAATCCGCCGAGTGGAGCTGACTGATGACTTTGATGTTTCAAATAGCAGACTCAAATCACTCCTTTCTAACAACACAAACCTGCGTGCAGTCTCCTTCAACATGTCCCTCCTCGATACGTGGTCATTGCGGATTCTAGACGAGGTGAAGTTAAGTTGGTCTCTTTGTGCGTTCAAGAGCTTGCGTGTGTTGAAACTATCAGAGCTGGGTATGAAGATGTTACCCATTTCAATTGGGGAGTTGAAGAGTTTAAGATACCTTAATCTATCACGCAACAACATGAAGAAGCTTCCCAATTCCATTTGTAAGTTGAAGCATTTGCAGACATTAGTGTTGTCTCGTTGTCACAGGCTCAGAGAGTTGCCCCATGATTTGAATCGTTTGAAGAATCTTAGGCACCTGGAGATAGAGGAATGTACGCATCTTACACATATGCCTAAGATGAAGACACTGACAAATCTTCAAACATTGTCACAATTCGTGGCCAGCAGCAGCCAAAATTACAAGAACATTCAAGATTTTGGGGATCTCATTAGTCTGAATAACTTGAGAGGGAAGTTGGAAATTTCACATTTGGAGCGATTGAAATTTAAGGAAGGGGAGGATGGACATGCCTATTTGAAAGATAAACAGTATCTTAAGCACCTTATTCTGAAATGGAATCATGAagacgaggaggaggaggaggaggaggatgacaataataataacaatgaccAAATATGCCTAGGACATCTTAAGCCACATGCAAATCTACAAGAGCTACACATTGTTGGATATAGAGGTAGACAGTTTTCAGATTGGCTCTGGTCCCTCGAAAATCTTGTTGAGTTCAATTTGTACAACTGCTCCACATGTGAATCTCTTCCTCCGTTAGATGGATTTCCTAAACTAAAAATTCTCAAACTTCAGAGATTGGATTCTCTGCAGTACATAACAGACCGAGTAGGTGATTGCAGTGAGCTAGGACTGGAACTCCTAAAAGAACTTTCAATATCAGATTGCCCAAAGCTCAGTAGCTGGTGGAAGGGTAGAACTTGCAGCATTGCTATATTCGGTTCCATATCAGAAATGATTATCAGATACTGTCCAGAACTAGGATGTATGCCACTGTATCCAAATCTCGATAACAGGTTGGTGCTAGAAGGCTCCAGCGTGAAACCATTGCTGGAAACCATCAATCATACAAGTGCTAGCAATAGCAGTCTGCTACCAGATTCAGACCTGGTTTCAAATTCTTCCCCACCTCTCTCCAAGCTGAAATATTTATCAATGATAACTGTGGAGGAACAATCTCTTCTTCCAGAAGATTGGGCAAAAAACCTCATTTCTCTTGAATATCTTTATATTAGTGACAAAAAGTCTCTCACTTCAAGGAAAAGAAGTGAGAAAACTTCTCTAATGAGATGCTTCAAACAACTTAGCTCACTTAAAGATATGGTTATCAAAAACTGTAGAAGACTTGATTTACCTGATGAGGAATGGGAGGGCCTGCAAAGCCTCAAATACCTGGCAATGGAGGAAATAATGGAGCTTAAATCTCTTCCTGAAGGAATTAAACATCTTACCTCTCTAAAAGATCTATTCATCACGAATTGTCCTGAGTTAACAACTTTGACTGAGGTCATAGGCGACCTTACATCCCTTGAATGGCTTTCAATCAGGGACTGCCACAAGTTAGCTATGCTTCCCCAAAGTATGAGCAAGCTCACTTCTCTATGGTCGTTACGAGTTGACAACTGCCCGCTGTTGCTGCCAAGATGTCAAGAGGAAACCGGCAACGATTGGCCACAAATTAAGCATATCAAGCATATCTCTGTCACTGCTACCTCTCAAGTCTACGAAGAATGA